Sequence from the Aromatoleum petrolei genome:
TGACCATCAAGGGCATCACCAAGCCCGTGAAGCTCGAGGTCAGCTCCTTCCACTGCATGGAACACCCCATGCTCAAGAAGGAAGCCTGCGGCGCCAACGCCTCCGCCGTCGTCAAGCGTTCCGATTTCGGTGCCGGCAAGTTTGCCCCCCACGTCGGCGACGAAGTCACCCTCGAGATCGCCGTCGAGGCTGTCAAGCAGTAATCCGGCCGTTCCGTCTCCATTGATCCCGCCCCCTGGGGATCACTTTCGCCACCCCGTATTCCGGGGTGGTTTTTTATCCAACGCATGAGGAGTTGATGCATGTCGAGCGAAACCGCAAAGATCGCCCAGAAATCCCCCTACGCAGTCGACATCGAGGCCGGCAAGAGCTACTGGTGGTGTTCCTGTGGCAAGAGCGCCAAGCAGCCGTTCTGTGACGGCGCCCACCAGGGCAGCAGCTTCACCCCGGTCGAGTACAAGGCCGAGGAAAGCAAAACCGCCTACTTCTGCGGCTGTAAGCAGTCGGGCAACGGCGTGATGTGCGACGGCGCCCATCAGAAGCTGTAAATAGGTCTTCGTTCCGACGCGAGACCGCTCATTCGTGCGTCTCGTGATCGGGAACGATCAGCAATTCATTACTCGATGGGGAATTTCACCTGCCACGTCCCCCTTCTTGTGTGCAGTTGTAAAAACAGTCCGATTGGATCGAATGCCGGTGTGATAATCGCCCGATGAGCACGCACCGGCCAGCCGCCACTGCGGGACGCCCGCTCCCTTGAATCGGCAACCAGCGCAGATCGCGTGCTCCGTCTCCAACCTATCGGGCTGCAAACATGAGACGTTGCGCCGCGGCCGTTGCTGCATGTCTTCCCTTGCTCGCGCATGGCGCCTGGAGTGCTGGCGACTACAGGCTTAATGCAGCGCGCAGGGACGCGCATGCCGTTGAGCACTTCGGCGCCCAGCTCGTGCTCACCCCCGACGAGACCCACTTCCTGAAGGCGTGGCGTGTGTCGAGCTCCCCCCTCGAGTTGCCTTCCACCGCCACCGTCAGGCGCGGGTCGTCGGTCACGGCCATGTTCGTCTTCCAGGGATGTGCGAGGGATGAGACTGGGCGGTGTGATGTCGTTGCCGACCTTGCGCTCGAGGGGCCGGACGGCGGTTACATTCCAGCCGGCTCAATGTCACTGTGGTCCGCTGCGTCCTTCCCGGGGCGTCTCCATCTCGGCAATGGCAGCATGCAGGTCAGCTTCGATCTGAACGACCGTACGGGCCAGTACAAGGTGATCGCAACGGTCCGTGATCGCGTGTCCGGGCAATCGCTGGTCCTGCGTTCGGGTCTGCAAGTCCTCGAATAGCTGCCCGGGCATCGCCCCCGCCGGCATCG
This genomic interval carries:
- a CDS encoding CDGSH iron-sulfur domain-containing protein, yielding MSSETAKIAQKSPYAVDIEAGKSYWWCSCGKSAKQPFCDGAHQGSSFTPVEYKAEESKTAYFCGCKQSGNGVMCDGAHQKL